ATCGCCGAACGGCTCGCACCCGACCTGCTCTCGCTGGCGATCGCCCTCGGCGCTGGCGTCGCGGGCATCCTGAGCATCGCGACGGGCGTCTCGGTGGCGCTCGTCGGCGTCATGATCGCCGCCGCGTTGATCCCACCGGCGGCGGCCGCCGGGATCGCGATCGCTTTCGGCGAGCCCTCTGCCGCCATCGGCTCGACCGTCCTCGTGCTCGTCAACGTGCTCTCGGTCAACCTCGCGGGGCTGGTGACGCTCTGGTACGCCGGCTACCGCCCGGAGAGCTTCTTCGACCTCGAGCCGACCCAGAAACGCGTTCGCCGACAGATCGGCACCCTCGCGCTCGTGGTGTTGATCTTCTCGGCCTTTCTCGGCGGGATCACCTACAACTCCTACGTCGCGGGGAGCTTCGAGCAGGACGCCCGCGACGAGGTCGAGGCCCTCCTCGAGAACGAGTACCAGCAACTGCAGCTCGTCGACCTCGAGGTGACGCTGGAGGACGACTACCCGTTCCGCAGCCCCGATCGAGTGGTGGTCACGATCGGCGGCCCGCCCGGCGAGACCTACCCCGAACTCGCCGAACGCTTACACGAACGAGTCAACCAGCACGCCGGCGAAACGGTGGCCGTCGAGGTCCGCTACGTCGAGGTGATCGAGGCCTGATCGGCGGTCGGGTGGCCGAGTCGGGGTTCGATCGCGGGAGAAGCGTGTCATAGAAGAGTTCTCATGGAATTGTCCAAGTTTCGACCGCGTCCTCGCTGCCGAGTACGGTCAGTAGCCCTGCGAATGGAACGGTAGGGACGGACCCAGCATCCGCGAGCGAAGCGAGCGGTTCACCGCCGGAGCGGGGTGAAACCCCGCGACGCCGGCCTTTTGGCATCAACGGGTTTTACCGGGGTTCGACCGAACGAGCGCAGCGAGTGAGGGAGGACCCCGGTAAAAGAGGTTGCTGGACTGACCGTTCGTCGGGGAGCGTAGAGAGATGGCGAACTATTCGACGGCGTCTTCCGGGGAACCTTGCAATCGAACACCCCGCCTTGACGACGCCGGTCGGCGTCGGTTCACTCGTATGGCGCTCCAGCAGATCGACCACGCGGACGAGGAGATTCGAGCATGCATCGACAACTGTCTCGAGGCGGCCCAGGCCTGCGAGTGGTGTGCCGACGCCTGTCTCGACGAGGGCGAGGAGATGGCTCGCTGCATCCGGCTCTGCCGGGACGCGGCCGACCTGGCGACGCTCCACGCCCGCTTCATGGCCCGGAACTCGGGCTACCACGCCGATCTGGCGGGCGTCTGTGCCGACGCCTTAGAGGAGTGCGCAGAAGAGTGTGAACAGCACGAGCACGACCACTGCCAGCTCTGTGCCGAGGTGTTGCCGGACGCCGTCGAGACCTGTCGTGAGATGGCCGCCCACTGAGTGTGGGTCGTCGCGCCGTGGTGATCCCCTCGAACCCCGACCACTTGGTTCGGAGGCGTGCGCATGGCTGAATCTTATCCCACGCGCCGTGGTGGGACGTTCCAGTGCGCGTTCTGCACGTCGTCGTCCCGCCGGATCGCCGCGAGGCCGCCAGCGAGGCCCTCGAGTCCCAGGAGTTCACCTTCGTCGCCATCCCGCTCGAGGAGGAGTCGGGCGTCCTCCTCGAGGCCCCGTTACCGAGCAACGCCATCGGCGATGCTCTCGATGCGCTCGAGGAAGCCGAGGTCGACATCGAGGAGTACACCGTCATCGCGAGCGGCGAGGCGGCGCTGACGGCGACCTCGGAGACGCTCGAGCAGCGCTACGCCGGCGACTACGAGCCGCTGACGGGCGTCGAGCTGCGGACGAAAGCGCGCGACCTGAGCCGCGATACGGCTTCTTACGTCGCCCTGATGACTCTCGCCGCCGTCATCGCCACGGCTGGGTTACTGGTCGACTCGCCGGCGATCGTCGTCGGCTCGATGGTGATCGCGCCGATCATCGGCCCGGCGCTGACCGCGAGCGTCGGCGTCGTCACGAGCGACCGGCGGATGATCGTCGAGAGTCTGTGGATGCAGCTGTACGGCCTCGGCCTGGCGGTACTCGCCGCGACGGCGCTCGCCTCTGCCTTCCGATTCGGCGGCTTCGTCCCGACGCGTCTCGACCTGCCCGCGCTCGACCTCCTCGGCGTCC
This portion of the Natronobeatus ordinarius genome encodes:
- a CDS encoding TIGR00341 family protein — encoded protein: MRLVQLTIPTGKREAVLETLDETGVDYVVTDETSGREYTAVVYFPLPTSAVESVLDALRDEGIEEDAYTVVVDAETVVSRKFEALRKEYERGDVEEDRISRQELSSHAEDLTPTFGVYVTLTVISAVVATAGLLLDSPAVVVGSMVIAPLIGPALGATIGTVLDDTDLLYGALKYQALGVALAIASAAVFAWLVRMGNIVPPGMAIADVDEIAERLAPDLLSLAIALGAGVAGILSIATGVSVALVGVMIAAALIPPAAAAGIAIAFGEPSAAIGSTVLVLVNVLSVNLAGLVTLWYAGYRPESFFDLEPTQKRVRRQIGTLALVVLIFSAFLGGITYNSYVAGSFEQDARDEVEALLENEYQQLQLVDLEVTLEDDYPFRSPDRVVVTIGGPPGETYPELAERLHERVNQHAGETVAVEVRYVEVIEA
- a CDS encoding four-helix bundle copper-binding protein, with product MALQQIDHADEEIRACIDNCLEAAQACEWCADACLDEGEEMARCIRLCRDAADLATLHARFMARNSGYHADLAGVCADALEECAEECEQHEHDHCQLCAEVLPDAVETCREMAAH